One segment of Pseudophryne corroboree isolate aPseCor3 chromosome 10, aPseCor3.hap2, whole genome shotgun sequence DNA contains the following:
- the LOC134966477 gene encoding proline-rich protein 36-like, whose translation MSQGQFSKVLRRVSQAFLSRVKQFIAMPLDVGALAVVKRQFQEGGSRFPHVIGVVDGTHVAIVAPRHNEEIYRNRKLFHSLNVMVICGPSLQILSLNAKFPGNSHDAHVIRQSGIWQRLRTMEGQDMWLLGDRGYPCTPWLMTPYSKPRPGPQTAFNSALTATRQLLEHTIGVLKGRFHVLHRTGGDIMYSPEMLIVNAKCGQAQRQAEDGRPQSASPDQSPSSPPSPSVAQSPSPPPSPSLSQSPSQPHSPSLSQSPSPPHSPSLSQSPSQPPSSSVAQSPTPPPSPSLFQTASQPHSPSLSQSTSPPHSPSVAQSPSPPPSPSLYQNPSLSPSPSVAQTTSPPTSPSLCQSSSLPPSPSVAQPTSLHPSVAQTTSLHPSVAQTTSTPPSPSQSDPPSVTRSPFHPLSTIQTPSPIQTPFPIQPPSPQSEWAAEAPERLEGGEQVAEENVAVGDPTSFAGILASMRQHLQALLNNVSQLEKFS comes from the exons atgtcgcagggccagttcagtaaggtcctgcggcgtgtcagccaagctttcctaagccgagtgaagcaatttatcgcaatgcctttggatgttggtgccctggctgtggtgaagcggcaatttcaggaaggtggtagtcgcttcccacacgttattggggttgtggatgggacacatgtagctattgttgcgccaagacataatgaagaaatttatagaaacaggaaactgtttcattctctgaatgtaatggttatttgtggcccatccctccagatcctgtccctgaatgctaagttccctgggaactcccatgatgcccatgtcattagacaatcagggatatggcaaagattaagaacgatggaaggccaagacatgtggctattgg gagaccgtggatatccttgcaccccctggctcatgactccttacagtaaacccaggccaggaccacagacggcatttaactccgcgcttactgccactagacagctgctgGAGCacacgattggtgttcttaaagggcgttttcatgtgctccaccgcactggcggcgacatcatgtattcaccggagatg ctgattgttaatgcaaaatgtg ggcaagcacaacgacaAGCAGAGGATGGAAGGCCGCAAAGTGCCAGCCCAGACCAATCCCCTTcttcgcccccctccccttctgtggcccaatccccctctccgcccccctccccctctctttcccaatccccttctcagccccactccccctctctttcccaatccccttctccaccccactcaccctctctttcacaatccccttctcagcccccctcctcttctgtggcccaatcccccactccgccaccctccccctctctttttcaaaCCGCTTCtcagccccactccccctctctttcccaatccactTCTCCACcccactccccttctgtggcccaatccccctctccgccaccctccccctctctttaccaaaacccctctctgtccccctccccctctgtagcccaaaccacctctccgcccacctccccctctctttgccAATcctcctctctgcccccctccccctctgtggcccaacccacctctctgcacccctctgtggcccaaaccacctctctgcacccctctgtggcccaaaccacctctacgccaccctccccctctcaatctgacccaccctctgtaaccagatcccccttccatcctctatccacaatccagactccttcccccatccagactcctttccccatccagcctccttccccacaatctgaatgggcagcagaggccccggagcgacTTGAGGGAGGTgaacaagtggcagaggaga atgttgcggttggagatcccacaagttttgcgggcattctggccagcATGCGCCAGCACCTACAAGCCTTGTTAAATAATGTTTCCCAGTTGGAAAAGTTTTCataa